One genomic region from Haloarcula sp. DT43 encodes:
- a CDS encoding phosphotransacetylase family protein, which translates to MTDTNTLLVTSTEEGIGKTAITLALATRAHDAGYDVGYMKPKGTRLRSAVGKTRDEDPMLARELLGLETDLHEMEPIVYSPTFIQEAIRGREDPDDLRERLQESIETCSDGNDLLLVEGSSDLATGSIVDLTDVDIAELLDARVLLVTGYDTPSDTDEILSTARAIGDRLDGVLFNGITDATVDELADDVVPFLESEGIPVHGILPRDRSLAGVTVADLARSLGADILTGDANTDVHVERFSVGAMSGSSALERFRRTRDAVVVTGGDRSEVQTAALEASGIKALLLTGGFQPASAVIGQAADRNIPVLSVQSDTRTTIDRVEEVLRTGQTRNEATVERMRTLLDDGVDVESLLSIDL; encoded by the coding sequence ATGACCGACACGAACACGCTACTCGTCACGTCAACGGAGGAAGGTATCGGCAAGACGGCAATCACGCTCGCGCTGGCGACACGCGCCCACGACGCGGGCTACGACGTCGGCTACATGAAGCCCAAGGGGACGCGACTGCGGAGCGCGGTCGGCAAGACGCGGGACGAGGACCCGATGCTCGCCCGCGAACTGCTCGGCCTCGAGACCGACCTCCACGAGATGGAGCCCATCGTCTATTCGCCGACGTTCATCCAGGAGGCCATCCGCGGGCGCGAGGACCCCGACGACCTCCGTGAGCGACTGCAAGAGAGCATCGAGACGTGTTCGGACGGAAACGACCTGCTCCTCGTCGAGGGGAGCAGCGACCTGGCGACCGGGAGCATCGTCGACCTCACCGATGTCGACATCGCGGAGCTGCTGGACGCCCGCGTGCTGTTAGTCACCGGCTACGACACGCCGAGCGACACCGACGAGATTCTGTCCACGGCCCGGGCCATCGGCGACCGGCTCGACGGGGTGCTGTTCAACGGGATTACCGACGCGACGGTGGACGAACTCGCCGACGACGTGGTCCCGTTCCTCGAAAGCGAGGGGATACCGGTCCACGGAATCCTGCCCCGCGACCGCTCGCTGGCCGGCGTTACCGTCGCCGACCTCGCGCGGAGCCTCGGCGCGGACATCCTCACCGGCGACGCCAACACCGACGTCCACGTCGAGCGGTTCAGCGTCGGCGCGATGAGCGGCAGCAGCGCGCTGGAACGCTTCCGCCGCACCCGCGACGCCGTCGTCGTCACCGGCGGCGACCGCTCGGAGGTCCAGACCGCGGCCCTCGAAGCGTCCGGTATCAAGGCGCTACTCCTCACCGGCGGGTTCCAGCCCGCCAGCGCGGTCATCGGGCAGGCGGCCGACCGGAACATCCCGGTCCTGTCGGTGCAGTCGGATACCCGGACCACGATAGACCGGGTCGAGGAGGTGCTCCGGACCGGGCAGACGCGCAACGAGGCCACGGTCGAGCGTATGCGGACGCTACTCGACGACGGCGTCGACGTCGAATCGCTGCTGTCAATCGACCTGTAG
- the acs gene encoding acetate--CoA ligase alpha subunit: protein MGRLSTLFAPERVAVVGATDSEGSVGHAVTTNLLDSFTGEVVAVNPNKETVLGLQCYDSLADLDDPASVDVAVVVVPPTVAVDVIENAGAAGIENVVVITAGFGETGSDGAERERRLREAASEYDLNLVGPNSLGVMSTPVGLNATFGNEMANDGDISFMSQSGAFITAVLDWAAERDVGFKDIVSLGNKAVLDESDFVAEWGDDPDTDVILGYLEDINDGSSFVQTAREVTQDTPIVLVKSGRTDAGASAAASHTGAMAGSERAYEAGLDKAGTLRVESVQELFDYAQILAGQPLPEGDDIAIVTNAGGPGVMTTDAVGDSGLNLAQFGDETFSRLREEMPDEANIYNPVDIIGDAPAERFETALETVLADDGVSMAVVVACPTAVLSFEELAESVVEQQERFGKPVAATLMGGKSVDAGASVLSEAGVPNYFDPARAVGGLDALRRYREIKATEYDEPTTFDVDRERAREVLESGARRGSNRLGVEAMELLDAYGIPTPQGEVVSSPVEAEAVAEEVGDDVVMKIVSPDILHKSDIGGVEVGVPVEDVRDTYEDLVVRARNYQEDATILGVQVQEMVDLDAGVETILGMNRDPQFGPLLLFGLGGIFVEVLEDNTVSVAPVSENEAKGMLDDIDSAPLLRGARGRDPVDEATLVETIQRLSQLVTDFPAIVELDINPLVATPDGVQAVDLRLTLDQEQL from the coding sequence ATGGGACGATTATCGACGTTATTTGCGCCGGAACGTGTCGCAGTGGTCGGGGCGACCGATTCGGAGGGGTCCGTCGGTCACGCGGTCACCACGAACCTGCTCGATTCTTTCACAGGGGAGGTCGTGGCCGTGAACCCGAACAAAGAGACGGTCCTGGGATTGCAGTGTTACGACAGCCTCGCCGACCTCGACGACCCCGCGTCGGTCGACGTGGCCGTCGTCGTGGTGCCGCCGACGGTCGCGGTCGACGTCATCGAGAACGCGGGGGCGGCGGGCATCGAGAACGTGGTGGTCATCACCGCCGGGTTCGGCGAGACCGGCAGTGACGGGGCCGAACGCGAGCGACGGCTCCGCGAGGCGGCCAGCGAGTACGACCTGAACCTGGTCGGTCCCAACAGCCTCGGCGTGATGTCGACGCCCGTCGGACTCAACGCCACCTTCGGCAACGAGATGGCGAACGACGGCGACATCTCCTTCATGAGCCAGTCGGGCGCGTTCATCACTGCGGTGCTAGACTGGGCCGCCGAGCGCGACGTGGGGTTCAAGGACATCGTCTCCCTGGGGAACAAGGCGGTGCTAGACGAGAGCGACTTCGTCGCCGAGTGGGGCGACGACCCCGACACCGACGTCATTCTGGGCTATCTCGAAGACATCAACGACGGCTCCTCGTTCGTCCAGACGGCCCGTGAAGTGACACAGGACACACCGATTGTCCTCGTCAAGTCCGGCCGCACGGACGCGGGCGCGAGCGCGGCGGCCTCCCACACCGGCGCGATGGCGGGGTCCGAGCGGGCCTACGAAGCGGGCCTGGACAAGGCCGGGACGCTCCGCGTCGAGTCCGTCCAGGAGCTGTTCGACTACGCCCAGATTCTCGCCGGCCAGCCGCTCCCGGAGGGCGACGACATCGCCATCGTCACGAACGCGGGCGGGCCCGGCGTGATGACGACCGACGCCGTCGGGGACTCGGGCCTGAACCTCGCGCAGTTCGGCGACGAGACGTTCTCCCGGCTCCGCGAGGAGATGCCCGACGAGGCGAACATCTACAACCCGGTCGACATCATCGGGGACGCCCCGGCGGAGCGGTTCGAGACGGCGCTGGAGACGGTGCTGGCCGACGACGGCGTCTCGATGGCCGTGGTCGTCGCCTGTCCGACGGCGGTGCTGTCCTTCGAGGAGCTCGCCGAGAGCGTCGTCGAACAACAGGAGCGGTTCGGGAAGCCCGTCGCGGCGACGCTGATGGGCGGGAAGTCGGTCGATGCCGGCGCGTCGGTCCTCAGCGAAGCGGGCGTCCCGAACTACTTCGACCCGGCGCGGGCCGTCGGGGGCCTGGACGCGCTCAGGCGCTACCGGGAAATCAAGGCGACCGAATACGACGAGCCGACGACCTTCGACGTGGACCGCGAGCGCGCCCGCGAGGTGCTCGAATCCGGTGCCCGGCGGGGGTCGAACCGGCTCGGCGTTGAGGCGATGGAACTGCTCGACGCCTACGGGATTCCGACGCCCCAAGGCGAGGTCGTCTCCTCGCCCGTCGAGGCGGAGGCTGTCGCCGAGGAGGTCGGCGACGACGTGGTCATGAAAATCGTCAGCCCGGACATCCTCCACAAGTCAGACATCGGCGGCGTCGAGGTCGGCGTCCCGGTCGAGGACGTCCGCGACACCTACGAGGACCTCGTCGTCAGAGCGCGAAACTACCAGGAGGACGCGACGATTCTCGGCGTCCAGGTGCAGGAGATGGTCGACCTCGACGCCGGCGTCGAGACGATTCTCGGGATGAACCGCGACCCGCAGTTCGGCCCGCTGCTGTTGTTCGGACTCGGCGGCATCTTCGTCGAGGTGCTCGAAGACAACACGGTCAGCGTCGCCCCCGTCAGCGAGAACGAGGCGAAGGGGATGCTCGACGACATCGACTCAGCGCCGCTGTTGCGCGGCGCGCGGGGCCGCGACCCAGTCGACGAGGCCACGCTGGTCGAGACCATCCAGCGGCTCTCGCAACTCGTCACTGACTTCCCCGCTATCGTCGAACTGGACATCAACCCCCTCGTCGCGACGCCCGACGGGGTGCAGGCGGTCGACCTGCGGCTAACCCTCGACCAGGAGCAACTATGA
- the dpsA gene encoding DNA starvation/stationary phase protection protein DpsA: protein MATQEHVRREFGEVEENELRLDKEKSEQVINALNQDLADTYTLYHQVKKHHWNVEGAEFRDLHLFLGDAAGHAEAAADELAERAQALGGTPIAGGKAQEEHASVEPEGQDVYDIRTSLENDLEMYGDVIESLRDHIELAENLGDHATAQILREIIVQTEEDAHHIEHYLEDDTLVQD, encoded by the coding sequence ATGGCAACCCAAGAGCACGTCCGACGCGAGTTCGGCGAGGTCGAAGAGAACGAGCTCCGCCTCGACAAGGAGAAGTCCGAGCAGGTAATCAACGCCCTGAACCAGGACCTGGCGGACACGTACACGCTGTACCATCAGGTCAAGAAGCACCACTGGAACGTCGAGGGCGCGGAGTTCCGCGACCTCCACCTGTTTCTGGGCGACGCCGCCGGCCACGCCGAAGCGGCGGCAGACGAACTCGCCGAGCGCGCACAGGCTCTGGGCGGCACACCCATCGCCGGCGGGAAGGCACAGGAAGAGCACGCCTCGGTGGAGCCCGAGGGACAGGACGTGTACGACATCCGAACGTCGCTCGAAAACGACCTCGAGATGTACGGCGACGTCATCGAGTCGCTCCGGGACCACATCGAGCTCGCGGAGAACCTCGGCGACCACGCCACGGCCCAGATACTCCGTGAAATCATCGTCCAGACCGAGGAAGACGCTCACCACATCGAGCACTACCTCGAAGACGACACGCTCGTCCAGGACTGA
- a CDS encoding DUF7547 family protein, producing MSADDDLTALVTDLVTTLQELETEVEPTTDSGLPRPPTPGELLRFTSDVTIPAVILVLKTNIEALKLLRRALRMAEGRPTSTGAASNEVRQRASDLSRATLSRLDGALTDLQRAVEGTPEDEEARELIQEAQQLRSQIQERLADETGEGADADPDGATDVPVDVDAELQSIKDDIDGRDGDDAATENGDGDDSA from the coding sequence ATGAGCGCAGACGACGACCTCACCGCCCTGGTCACGGACCTCGTCACGACGCTACAGGAGCTAGAGACGGAGGTCGAGCCAACGACGGACAGCGGTCTGCCGCGCCCGCCGACGCCGGGTGAGCTCTTGCGGTTCACCAGCGACGTGACCATCCCCGCGGTCATCCTCGTCCTGAAGACCAACATCGAGGCGCTGAAGCTCCTCCGGCGCGCCCTCCGGATGGCCGAGGGGCGACCGACCTCGACCGGGGCCGCCTCGAACGAGGTCCGACAGCGCGCGAGCGACTTGAGCCGGGCCACCCTCTCTCGCCTCGACGGCGCGCTGACGGACCTCCAGCGTGCCGTCGAGGGGACGCCCGAAGACGAGGAGGCCCGCGAACTCATTCAGGAAGCCCAGCAGTTACGCAGCCAGATACAGGAGCGACTGGCCGACGAGACCGGGGAGGGAGCCGACGCCGACCCCGACGGAGCGACCGACGTGCCGGTGGACGTAGACGCCGAGCTACAGTCGATAAAGGACGATATCGACGGCCGCGACGGTGACGACGCGGCCACCGAAAACGGGGACGGAGACGATTCGGCCTGA
- a CDS encoding HTH domain-containing protein, whose product MSSSTAPGGRRATLFVRTDLPALSRKRCIAIEGELRELACRGVLDDVETVEWEKRVPLQGSGDGPERTLYNEFAEWANEAGVCLAPFFDTREKRQELVMPAVCLAVYEDGDLAQVAPFADAGRTESVEECLAKLAETGSLPDAASTTVSTV is encoded by the coding sequence ATGTCCAGCTCTACCGCACCGGGCGGTCGGCGGGCGACCCTGTTCGTCCGGACTGACCTCCCAGCACTGTCACGGAAACGCTGTATCGCTATCGAAGGCGAGCTCCGGGAGCTGGCGTGTCGCGGCGTTCTCGACGACGTCGAGACGGTCGAGTGGGAGAAACGCGTCCCGCTGCAGGGCTCCGGCGACGGGCCCGAGCGGACCCTGTACAACGAGTTCGCGGAGTGGGCCAACGAGGCCGGGGTCTGTCTCGCGCCCTTCTTCGACACCCGCGAGAAGCGGCAGGAACTCGTCATGCCGGCCGTCTGCCTCGCGGTCTACGAGGACGGCGACCTCGCACAGGTCGCCCCCTTCGCCGACGCGGGCCGGACCGAATCCGTCGAGGAGTGTCTCGCGAAACTCGCCGAGACGGGCTCTCTCCCGGACGCTGCCTCGACGACCGTCTCGACCGTGTGA
- a CDS encoding bifunctional metallophosphatase/5'-nucleotidase, whose amino-acid sequence MTYQVTRRDVLGTGAAVLGSLAVGSTTASAALQTDGTTVTFLHDTHVHGRFANAGAADLSVSRYFGLMNDIDEDTDATLRVGNGDDLASSVLSAVFDGRHVVSTFNAGGLDFDTYGNHDFDMGPEVLRERVGDSLFTWVSANVREDGAVFAADQGAQQYVLTDVGDVTLGITGLITPEAPEITSIGENTDVLDPASALQEVTEQMQSDGADATIVLSHLAGETARSVAEEVDGVDAIIGDHAATVLEEPAVVNDTVLSFVGDEYEYLGELALGIGDDGVTDHEFALHDVGASSAGTDPFVSLVQDHYETQLERQLDVVIGETTQPLDTRQSVVRARESNVGNFVADTIRADVSADTALMNGGGIRTDTLYFEDASEDDPADISRRVVVDILPFPNNVVELEITGETLLAALENGVSRIEEGAGRFPQVSGITYTYDPAAESGDRIVEATAGGEPIDPTATYTLATNDFVSGGGDGYSMLGDATVLVSSNEGALLSDLVINTIEEAGTISPETEGRITRQGEGS is encoded by the coding sequence ATGACATATCAGGTGACACGTCGTGACGTACTCGGGACGGGCGCGGCCGTTCTGGGCAGCCTCGCAGTCGGCTCGACGACCGCAAGCGCCGCGCTACAGACCGACGGGACCACCGTCACGTTCCTGCACGACACCCACGTCCACGGGCGGTTCGCCAACGCCGGCGCGGCGGACCTCAGCGTCTCCCGGTACTTCGGGCTGATGAACGACATCGACGAGGACACGGACGCCACGCTCCGGGTGGGCAACGGCGACGACCTCGCGTCGTCGGTCCTGTCCGCGGTGTTCGACGGGCGACACGTCGTCTCGACGTTCAACGCCGGCGGCCTGGACTTTGACACCTACGGCAACCACGACTTCGACATGGGGCCCGAGGTCCTCCGCGAGCGAGTGGGGGACAGCCTCTTCACCTGGGTCAGCGCGAACGTCCGCGAGGACGGGGCCGTCTTCGCCGCCGACCAGGGCGCACAGCAGTACGTCCTCACGGACGTCGGGGACGTGACGCTTGGTATCACCGGCCTGATTACGCCGGAAGCCCCCGAAATCACCTCAATCGGGGAGAACACGGACGTCCTTGACCCCGCCTCGGCACTGCAGGAGGTGACAGAGCAGATGCAGTCCGACGGTGCCGACGCGACCATCGTGCTCTCCCACCTCGCGGGCGAAACCGCACGGAGCGTCGCCGAGGAGGTCGACGGCGTCGACGCCATCATCGGGGACCACGCCGCGACGGTGCTGGAAGAGCCAGCCGTGGTAAACGACACCGTCCTCTCCTTTGTCGGCGACGAGTACGAGTACCTCGGTGAGTTGGCGCTCGGTATCGGCGACGACGGCGTCACGGACCACGAGTTCGCGCTGCACGACGTCGGGGCGTCCTCGGCCGGGACGGACCCCTTCGTCAGTCTCGTTCAGGACCACTACGAGACGCAACTGGAGCGGCAACTGGACGTGGTCATCGGGGAAACTACCCAGCCGCTTGACACCCGGCAGTCGGTCGTCCGGGCGCGGGAGTCGAACGTGGGGAACTTCGTCGCCGACACCATCCGCGCCGACGTCTCCGCCGACACCGCGCTGATGAACGGCGGCGGCATCCGGACGGACACGCTGTATTTCGAGGACGCGAGTGAGGACGACCCCGCGGACATCTCGCGGCGCGTGGTCGTCGACATCCTCCCGTTCCCGAACAACGTGGTCGAACTGGAAATCACGGGCGAGACGCTGCTCGCGGCGCTGGAGAACGGCGTCAGCCGCATCGAGGAAGGAGCCGGACGGTTCCCGCAGGTCAGTGGTATCACCTACACCTACGACCCCGCCGCGGAGTCGGGCGACCGAATCGTCGAGGCCACGGCAGGCGGCGAGCCAATCGACCCGACGGCGACGTACACGCTGGCGACGAACGACTTCGTCTCCGGCGGCGGCGACGGGTACAGCATGCTCGGTGACGCCACCGTCCTCGTCTCCTCGAACGAGGGGGCGCTCCTCTCGGACCTCGTCATCAACACTATCGAAGAAGCGGGGACGATTTCGCCGGAAACCGAAGGGCGCATCACCAGACAGGGCGAGGGCAGCTAA
- a CDS encoding Zn-ribbon domain-containing OB-fold protein, whose product MTLEAGMCSNGHVSYPTHPLCPECGEPQEETFDLSDRTAEVVTWTHSTATPPGVREPNTLAIVEFDITDVDDASDAFVRALGQVTTDEVETGDTVEPVYVEELRDPDVGIKVPESQDWDGYRWDPV is encoded by the coding sequence ATGACGCTGGAAGCAGGCATGTGCTCGAACGGCCACGTCTCGTACCCCACCCATCCGCTGTGTCCGGAGTGTGGCGAACCGCAGGAAGAGACGTTCGACCTCTCGGACCGGACCGCCGAGGTCGTCACCTGGACCCACTCGACGGCGACGCCGCCGGGCGTCCGCGAGCCCAACACGCTCGCCATCGTCGAGTTCGACATCACGGACGTCGACGATGCGAGCGACGCGTTCGTCCGCGCGCTCGGGCAAGTGACCACGGACGAAGTCGAGACGGGTGACACGGTCGAACCGGTCTACGTCGAGGAACTGCGGGACCCCGATGTGGGCATCAAGGTGCCCGAGAGCCAGGACTGGGACGGCTACCGCTGGGACCCCGTCTGA
- a CDS encoding thiolase family protein, whose amino-acid sequence MGVAVIGASMTKFGQRDAWIRELLSEAGRECLTDAGVTPDDVEHLYVSNMSSGEFEGQTGIMNLLAHDLGVLPAYSERVDQTSSSGGAGIYEAWQSVASGVSEMTLLVGAEKMTHKTTGQATDIIASITHPDEYKHGVTLPSFAGMTARHYLERFDAPRESLARVAVKNHRNGVDNPNAQFQKEITMETALESPIIADPLRLYDFCPITDGSAALMFTTEERAAEIADEYAVVSGIGGATDTHVVHERDDPTVMGGVVESSEQAYEMAGLGPDDLDVAELHDMFTILEFLQLEGIGVADQGTAWELAMDGATAKDGDLPINTSGGLKSKGHPLGASGVAQGVEIYEQLVGEAGPRQVAADTALACNVGGFGNCVITTIMEAAE is encoded by the coding sequence ATGGGAGTCGCAGTAATCGGCGCGTCAATGACGAAATTCGGGCAGCGCGACGCCTGGATACGCGAGTTGCTCTCGGAGGCCGGCCGGGAGTGTCTCACGGACGCCGGCGTCACACCCGACGACGTAGAGCACCTGTACGTCTCGAACATGTCCAGCGGCGAGTTCGAGGGCCAGACGGGCATCATGAACCTGCTGGCGCACGACCTGGGGGTGCTCCCGGCCTACAGCGAACGGGTCGACCAGACCTCCTCTTCCGGCGGGGCCGGCATCTACGAGGCCTGGCAGTCGGTCGCCAGCGGAGTCAGCGAGATGACGCTGCTGGTCGGCGCGGAGAAGATGACTCACAAGACCACGGGTCAGGCGACCGACATCATCGCCTCGATTACCCACCCCGACGAGTACAAACACGGCGTCACGCTGCCCTCCTTCGCCGGGATGACCGCCCGGCACTACCTGGAGCGGTTCGACGCCCCGCGGGAGTCGCTCGCCCGGGTCGCGGTCAAGAACCACCGGAACGGCGTGGACAACCCGAACGCGCAGTTCCAGAAGGAGATTACGATGGAGACGGCCCTGGAGTCGCCCATCATCGCGGACCCGCTGCGGCTGTACGACTTCTGTCCGATTACGGACGGCAGCGCCGCGCTCATGTTCACGACGGAGGAGCGGGCCGCGGAGATAGCCGACGAGTACGCCGTCGTCTCCGGTATCGGCGGAGCGACCGACACCCACGTCGTCCACGAGCGCGACGACCCGACGGTCATGGGCGGGGTCGTCGAGTCGAGCGAGCAGGCTTACGAGATGGCCGGCCTCGGTCCCGATGACCTCGACGTGGCCGAACTCCACGACATGTTCACGATTCTGGAGTTCCTCCAACTGGAGGGTATCGGCGTCGCCGACCAGGGCACGGCCTGGGAACTGGCGATGGACGGCGCGACCGCCAAGGACGGCGACCTGCCAATCAACACCTCCGGCGGCCTCAAATCGAAGGGTCACCCGCTGGGGGCCAGCGGCGTCGCCCAGGGTGTGGAAATCTACGAACAGCTCGTCGGCGAGGCCGGGCCGCGGCAGGTCGCGGCCGACACCGCGCTGGCGTGTAACGTCGGCGGCTTCGGCAACTGTGTCATCACCACCATCATGGAGGCCGCAGAATGA
- a CDS encoding DUF7551 domain-containing protein produces MVGRTLADIRDRLSDLAVAVGPYRVVSARTGAAPFPVSGMQFPDRETAAEAASVATAYRSALRRYDPRVTVHGLIVCEAPWGTDPVDAAPPSLPEYCHTVAGALFEVLSGRHRSVEEAVIDSYLEAAEETENRERLCLAMLESMAEALAAHLEPDAQADTLREAAGQLPRKPSGPDPVRGALAALEAAGLVNEAEMEPAAGGPGRCRKHITLRNYRPTLSDLRCPVLPLVVELLRRTSVTPQMAHAERTADGWRLLVSLAGDQPASGLSVVTTTP; encoded by the coding sequence ATGGTCGGACGAACGCTCGCGGACATCCGTGACAGGCTCTCGGACCTCGCTGTCGCCGTCGGCCCGTATCGGGTCGTGAGCGCCCGGACGGGCGCAGCGCCGTTCCCGGTGTCGGGCATGCAGTTCCCCGACCGCGAGACGGCCGCCGAAGCCGCCAGCGTGGCGACCGCCTACCGGAGCGCCCTCCGGCGGTACGACCCCCGCGTCACCGTCCACGGGCTCATCGTCTGTGAAGCGCCCTGGGGGACCGACCCCGTCGACGCCGCCCCGCCGTCGCTCCCGGAGTACTGTCACACGGTGGCCGGGGCACTGTTCGAGGTGCTGTCGGGCCGGCACCGGTCCGTCGAGGAGGCGGTCATCGACAGCTACCTCGAAGCGGCCGAGGAGACCGAGAACCGCGAACGGCTCTGTCTGGCGATGCTGGAGAGCATGGCCGAGGCGCTCGCGGCCCACCTCGAACCGGACGCCCAGGCGGACACGCTCCGGGAAGCCGCCGGCCAGCTACCGCGGAAGCCGAGCGGGCCGGACCCGGTTCGGGGCGCCCTCGCGGCCCTCGAAGCGGCGGGGCTGGTCAACGAGGCGGAGATGGAGCCCGCGGCCGGTGGCCCGGGCCGGTGTCGGAAACATATCACGCTACGAAACTATCGCCCGACGCTGTCGGACCTTCGCTGTCCGGTGTTGCCCCTCGTCGTCGAACTGCTGCGCCGGACGAGCGTCACGCCGCAGATGGCCCACGCCGAACGGACCGCGGACGGCTGGCGGTTGCTCGTCTCGCTAGCCGGGGACCAGCCGGCATCGGGGTTGTCGGTCGTCACGACGACTCCCTGA
- a CDS encoding ABC transporter substrate-binding protein gives MGRREYIVATGVGLAGAVAGCSGQSSTESTDVVTETSTESGYAVSMEPVGEATFESVPDVWVANNGSCADMGIALGLEPPEGVWLPSRYHTQYYDGIPGVSVDGSSIRQLWGDSGVGKEQFYEMDADIHVMDPNFLRSRGSWDRSDVEEIETRVAPFFGNSIFSTGYEWHDYTYYTLYEAFGKLAQAFQRTDRFDAFQSLHGEFQATLGDVVPESDSQRPEVAIAWAGSDEPTSFSPYLIEDGTSFKQWRDLGVRDAFAETDVRDFHSDRSQVDFETLLDIDPEYLLLRGQENKTRAEFEETVVRSLEADPTGSELTAVRNGNVYRGGSLYQGPITNLVLTERAASQVYDVDRELFDRQRVADIVAGDL, from the coding sequence ATGGGCCGACGAGAGTACATCGTTGCGACCGGCGTCGGGCTGGCGGGGGCCGTCGCCGGCTGTTCGGGCCAGTCCAGCACCGAGTCGACGGACGTCGTGACCGAGACGTCGACGGAATCGGGGTACGCCGTCTCGATGGAGCCGGTCGGGGAGGCCACTTTCGAGTCCGTGCCCGATGTCTGGGTCGCCAACAACGGGAGCTGTGCGGACATGGGTATCGCGCTCGGTCTCGAACCGCCCGAGGGCGTCTGGTTACCGTCCCGGTATCACACCCAGTACTACGACGGGATTCCGGGCGTCAGCGTCGACGGGAGCTCGATTCGGCAGTTGTGGGGCGACAGCGGCGTCGGCAAGGAGCAGTTCTACGAGATGGACGCCGACATCCACGTCATGGACCCGAACTTCCTCCGGAGCCGCGGGTCCTGGGACCGGTCCGACGTCGAGGAAATCGAGACCCGGGTCGCACCTTTCTTCGGGAACAGCATCTTCTCGACCGGCTACGAGTGGCACGATTACACCTACTACACGCTGTACGAGGCCTTCGGGAAACTGGCACAGGCGTTCCAGCGGACCGACCGGTTCGACGCGTTCCAGTCCCTCCACGGGGAGTTCCAGGCGACGCTGGGGGACGTCGTCCCGGAGTCGGACTCACAGCGGCCGGAAGTGGCCATCGCCTGGGCCGGCAGCGACGAGCCCACCAGTTTCTCGCCGTACCTCATCGAGGACGGGACGAGTTTCAAGCAGTGGCGAGACCTGGGCGTGCGCGACGCCTTCGCGGAGACGGACGTCAGGGACTTCCACTCCGACCGGAGCCAGGTCGACTTCGAGACCCTACTGGACATCGACCCCGAGTACCTCCTCCTGCGGGGCCAGGAGAACAAGACGCGGGCCGAGTTCGAGGAGACGGTCGTCCGCTCGCTCGAAGCGGACCCGACCGGGAGCGAACTGACGGCGGTCCGGAACGGAAACGTGTACCGCGGCGGCTCGCTGTATCAGGGGCCGATAACGAACCTGGTCCTGACTGAACGGGCCGCATCGCAGGTGTACGACGTGGACCGGGAACTGTTCGACCGCCAGCGCGTCGCCGACATCGTTGCCGGGGACCTGTAG
- a CDS encoding DUF7836 family putative zinc-binding protein, which translates to MQEAWLQLQCPGCSVSWEERVSDLPAPETQFACDDCGTERSLSEFMRTARDLEVLQEFTEA; encoded by the coding sequence ATGCAGGAGGCTTGGCTCCAACTGCAATGTCCGGGCTGTTCAGTTAGCTGGGAAGAACGCGTGTCCGACCTCCCGGCCCCGGAGACGCAGTTCGCCTGCGACGACTGTGGGACCGAACGGTCACTGTCGGAGTTCATGCGGACCGCCCGTGACCTCGAAGTACTGCAGGAGTTTACCGAAGCCTAG